One Aegilops tauschii subsp. strangulata cultivar AL8/78 chromosome 2, Aet v6.0, whole genome shotgun sequence genomic window, TTCGCGGGGATGAAGCTAGACAGTTGACTCTTCCTCTTCCGGCGATGCCGAGCTCGTGGCCGGCGAGTCAGCGGTTGAGGAAGCCGCTGATGACCTTGTCCTGCCCGGCGGCCTCGTCGCAGCCCGGCTCCAGCAGGTGGAACCTGTGCCCCTTGCCCGGCGCCTGCCACATCTCCACCTCGCCAGGCCACCCGCTGGCCCCGAGCCGGTCGTAGTAGGCGCGGCCGCGGTCGCGGAGCACGTCCACCCCGGCGACGCACACGAGGACGCGCCCGCACGCCAGGGCCTCGAGCCCCGGCGCGCCGTTCGCGAGCGGGTTGATGAGCGGGTCGTCCTCCCCCGCGGCGGCCGGGCACGCGACGCGCCACAGCCTCCCGAGCCGCTCCCGCGCCGCCGGGTCCAGGCCGTCTGAGCCCACCTCGTCGCTCCCCAGGAAGTAGGGGTGCACCAGGACGAGGCCCCGGACGCTGGCGCCCGCCCGCATGGCCATGTGGTGCGCGATGTTGGCGCCGGCGCTGTCGCCGCTAAGGTAGAGGCGGGAGAGGTCGGCGTGGCGGGCGAGCCACGGCTCGTCACCG contains:
- the LOC109752219 gene encoding tuliposide A-converting enzyme 1, chloroplastic-like, translating into MSAAPTMSPVTTADDDEILYESMPRLRVYKSRVERYLVGSEFVAASTDAATGVASRDTAISPNVSARLYLPRLDADAVDGTLPVLVYYHGGGFCLFSAFDSTYHAYVNAFAARANALVVSVEYRLAPEHPVPAAYADSWEALAWVVSHSAGAGDEPWLARHADLSRLYLSGDSAGANIAHHMAMRAGASVRGLVLVHPYFLGSDEVGSDGLDPAARERLGRLWRVACPAAAGEDDPLINPLANGAPGLEALACGRVLVCVAGVDVLRDRGRAYYDRLGASGWPGEVEMWQAPGKGHRFHLLEPGCDEAAGQDKVISGFLNR